TTTTTCTATTGACAACTCGGATGTATACTGGCTATCATCAGCTTTGGTTTTGGGGTAGTGAAATGAAGATCGCTCAAAGTGTAGTCTATTGGTTGTTTGTGTGTTGCTTGGCTGTACTGCTGCTAACAAGCACTATTTGCTGGGAGGTAAATGAGCTTAGGCTTTATGAATATGGCTTCGACAAATATGAAATAAGCCAGGCCACTGATATCGATAAGCCACAGTTAAGGAATGTGGCCCAGCATTTGATTGATTACTTCAATCTAAGGATAGATACAGTACAGATTACGGTCGTCAAAGGACTTGAAAAGTTTGACCTGTTCAATGAGCGGGAGTTGACTCATCTCGAGGATGTAAGAAAATTAATTCAGTTGGACTATTGGGTGCAAAGAGGGGCTTTTCTCCTAATAGTCATCTGTGCCCTTGCACTGTTTTTGGGTTTCAGGGTTAGGTGGTGGGCATTGGTCAAAGGCTTATCTTGGGGAAGCTTGATTACTGTGGGGCTGATGGTTAGCCTGGCTCTTTGGGCGTTCTTTGGCTTCAAGCAGTTTTTTACTCTCTTCCACGTGGTTAGCTTCCCAAATGAATACTGGATGCTTGACCCGGCAAAGGATTACCTGATTAGGTTATTTCCCGAAGGATTTTTCTATGATGCGGCTCTGTTCGGTTTTGGAGCTGTTATATTGGAAGCTTTGCTCATTGGCGGTATTGCCTTGGGTATCTTGAAATTGAAGGTAGTAAACAGGAAACGGACTGACTAGTAAAACGGTATTTGGGAAGAACTGGGGCAGGCTATATGTTGCAGCTGCTGCAGCTGGAAGAGGTACAGCCAGAACATGAGCCGGCGGTTCCAGCTATAGGTGTAGATTCGCCACCGCTGCTTTTGGAAAATGAGGAGAACCGAGAGAGAACTCGTTTAGCAGCATGCTGGCATCGGGGGCATGAAGCATCTTCGTTTGCTTTGCTTAGGGAGCGTAACAATTCAAACCTGCAATTACACTCGGGGCAAATATATTCATAAATTGGCATCCTGCTCTCCGAATAATAGTTTACCTGGCAACTGCCGCTGAGTCAAACTTCAATTTGACAAAACCGATGCAGGTGCTTAAAGTGTCCGTAGCAGGCTATTATTTTTAGTTAAATTGTGCGGTATAATAAAATCATCTCAGTCCAAGCAAAATTAGGATATCGACGGAGAAAACCATGAGCATTGAGAAATATGAAGTTTCGGCAGATAAGTTACGCTGGCAATGTGATCCTACCCTTTTTGACTTTGAATGTACTAAAGACCTAGCGCCATTGCGGGAATTCGTCGGGCAGGATAGGGCAATACGCGCCATCGAATTTGGCTTGTCTATGGATAAAGATGGGTACAATATATATGTGGCTGGACTGACTGGGACGGGGAAAACCTCAGCAGTCAAAAGCCAGATTGATAAACTGCTTGAGGGTAGGCAAGCGTCGCAACTGGTGCAACCTCCGGAAGATTGGTTCTATCTTCACAACTTCACAGCTCCTGAGAGGCCGCAGATTTTAAATCTCCCCCAAGGGAAAGGCAAAGTTTTTAAAGAGCAAATAAACAGCCTGTTGCAGAGAATTAAGGAAGAGCTGGCTAAGACGTTTTCCAGTGAAGAATACAAGATAGAAAGGAAAGGGATTGTAGAAACGAGCCAGTCTGAGCAAAAGAAGCTTTTCGAAGATGTGGATGAAGAGGCTCAGCGGGAAAACTTTCGATTTCAGATCACTCCGATGGGCCCAGCCTTGATTCCTCTGGTGGATGGGAAACCTCTGTCTCAGGATGAGTATGCGGCACTGGAGGAGTCGGTGCGTGAGCAGATAGAAAAAAGGCAGGCTGAATTGCTGGGAAAGCTCCAGTCTACTTACGAAAAAGCTAAGGAGCTAGAAAGGGAAACAGCGGAGAAGCTGCAGAATATTGACAAAGCAGTGGCCGATTTTACCATAGCCAGGCTATTTGATAGCCTGATGCAAGAATATAAGGACTCAGAAAAGATTGGCCGTTATCTCACTAATTTGAAATCCTATACTATGGACAATCTGGATGTATTTAAAGAGAAAGAAGAGCCGACACAATTTGTCTTTGGTGTGCCTGCCAGTTACATTGCGCGTGGTCGTGACCCCTTTCTTCCTTTTCAGGTGAATGTATTTGTGGATAACAGTGTTACCAAGGGGCCGCCGGTAATCGTCGAGCCCAATCCCAACTATGCTAATCTGTTTGGCAAGATGGAGAGGCGTTTTTTCTTCGGCGGATATCTTAGTGACCACACCATGTTGAAGCCCGGTGCTATTCATCTGGCTAACGGTGGCTATCTATTGCTCAGTGCTATGGACGTGGTGACTAATCCTGCTGTCTGGCCGGCTTTGAAGCGGGCTATTAAGACTAAAGAAGTAGGCATTGAAGACCCTATGGAGCAATTTGGGCTTATCATTTCTCAGGGCTCGAGGCCGGAACCTATGCCGGT
The Chloroflexota bacterium genome window above contains:
- a CDS encoding TIGR01906 family membrane protein yields the protein MVLRKLKIFLLTTRMYTGYHQLWFWGSEMKIAQSVVYWLFVCCLAVLLLTSTICWEVNELRLYEYGFDKYEISQATDIDKPQLRNVAQHLIDYFNLRIDTVQITVVKGLEKFDLFNERELTHLEDVRKLIQLDYWVQRGAFLLIVICALALFLGFRVRWWALVKGLSWGSLITVGLMVSLALWAFFGFKQFFTLFHVVSFPNEYWMLDPAKDYLIRLFPEGFFYDAALFGFGAVILEALLIGGIALGILKLKVVNRKRTD
- a CDS encoding zinc ribbon domain-containing protein, with the protein product MPIYEYICPECNCRFELLRSLSKANEDASCPRCQHAAKRVLSRFSSFSKSSGGESTPIAGTAGSCSGCTSSSCSSCNI